Below is a window of Fimbriimonadaceae bacterium DNA.
CTCGTCCGACGGCCGACATGGAATGGGATTCCGACAAGCAGAAGCAGCCGATCGCCGGCGCGAACGACGGCGCGAGCGGCGTCGCTGTACTGCTTGAGCTGATGCGAGTGATGAAGGACAAGCGGCCCGCCGACCTTGGCATCATGTATCTGATGACCGACGGCGAGGACCTTGGCCCAAGCCTGGAAGAGATGTTCTTGGGAGCGGTTCACTTTTCCAAGAATCTGCCCAGCCCGAAGCCGGATTACGGCATTTTGCTGGACATGATCGGCGACAAAGACTTACAGGTACCGATGGAGCCAAATAGCATGCGTCTCGCCGGTCCGCTGGTGAACGCCTTCTACAGCCATGCACAGAAGATTGGCATGTCGAGCACGTTCCCTAAGAAGATCGGGCCCGAGATTTATGACGATCACCTAGCCTTGAATGAAAAGGGTGTCCCGACAATCGATCTGATCGACTTCTCTTACGATCCGTGGCACACGCTGGCGGACACGCCGGATAAGTGCTCGGCTGAGTCTCTGGGCAAGGTCGGGAAGATGATGGAGTCTTGGCTGAGTCAGAAGCCAGTCTG
It encodes the following:
- a CDS encoding M28 family peptidase, with amino-acid sequence MSACAFTATDPSQSQTGSPTQSAPKAESYAFDQAKAWAHLMKQVEFGPRVPGTDEHVKCRDYIVEEMKKHTENVRLQEFVHVWSATRARKQMWNIIGEQGWKDAKVRIVVLAHWDTRPTADMEWDSDKQKQPIAGANDGASGVAVLLELMRVMKDKRPADLGIMYLMTDGEDLGPSLEEMFLGAVHFSKNLPSPKPDYGILLDMIGDKDLQVPMEPNSMRLAGPLVNAFYSHAQKIGMSSTFPKKIGPEIYDDHLALNEKGVPTIDLIDFSYDPWHTLADTPDKCSAESLGKVGKMMESWLSQKPVWAYPKQ